The window cccccccccccaaaaaaaaggaataaaataataagaaaactGCCCCAAAATGTTATTTAGAAATGCACTTCTGCAGCAGAACCCCCTCCCCGAgcccttccttctgctttttttatctcatttttgGGGGTGGGCGTGTAAAAGggcttgatttatttttgcagatGACCCCTTTCCccacactgacatttttacaGCCGACTTAACATGGAGTCCGGTGTTCTCTGTTATCTGTCTTAATTGTCAATATGTGATTGACTTTTTAATTCTAAGGGAAGGTGGGCAGCCGGTGCAGCCCAGCGCATCCCTCCTGGGCCGTGCTTGAACTGAGCAAACCACTGGCCACAGCCTGGACTGAATCCCTGTGAGCGGCTGGGAATGCTGGCACAGGTCGCTGCTGACTTGCTGGTTTCATCTGCACCCCGGCTTTTCCgcaggctgggaatgggatttGCAGGGTTCATGGGTTGCCTGCATGAATCTAGGGGTGCAGGTCCCTGAGGACAGGTTGTCCTTGTCCTCCATGGCTGGTGGTGACAGAACATGCTGGCTGAGCTCGTGCAGGGCAGCAAACCCGGCCGGGGGCTGTAAATCACAGCTGCTCTttgaagagggaaaaaggaggaaaaaaagaaaaaggccaaAAGAGATGGGATGTGCATCTTTAAAGGAGGGTTTTGTGCTCACTGGGGCCTCCCCGCTCCCTCCCACCCTCCTCTGTCCCTCCCTCCTCACTCTTTCTGTCTCGGAGAGAAAAATCAATTCTCCTCAAACCTTTTACTGCCTCCGTGAtcaattccccccccccccctttccccaaTATAGATAAATAGGGGGTCACTCTCGCAGTGCTTCGTTTGCAGAGCGCTGCAGCTCCCATGGTTGGTTCTGGGGACGCTGGGTGCATGCCAGGCTCTGGCTGTTGGTGCTGGTGTGGCACAGCCTAGAGTTAGCTCATCCTAAAGGTCTCAGTTCTGAGTCCAGTCTGTGCCTGGCTCTGGGCACAGGGCAGTTTGGGGATGAGAGATGCTGAAGTGTGACATTGGCAAGGAGGGAGTGTGGGAAGAGGGTGCCTGTGTGTGCATCGAGCCTGGCTTGCCCAGCAGCACCAAATCAGTTGGCCCCAGCAAATTTTAGAATGCCCTTTCCATTGCTCAactcagctgctgccagcagtgcccTCAGCCTTCGTGCTATTGACCTCAGCAGTGCCTGTGACATGAAGGGTGCAGTATCAGAGCATCATAGAGACAGAGAATTCAGTTTGCTTCTCTCTGAGTGTGATTTAGGCTCATTTTAGCTTGTGCATGTGCCCACAGCCTACTTCTATTCAAAGCATCCTCCTGCAAAGCCACCTGCTCCAGAGCCACATTGCTGCCCTCACTGGGGCTGTCCAGTGGCTGAGCATTCTGGGGTAGAGATGTGCAAGTCATGGCAGATCACAGTTCTGGGGAGCCAAGCAGCCCTTGTGCAGAGATTGGGAAGGACAAATAAGGCATCAGTGGGCTTATTCCCATAATAAGGCTATAGACTTGGAAGCTCTGCAGGCTGTGCTCTGACTTCTTTGCCAAATTTCACTTGTGGCACATTAACAGCTTACGGCTGATGCTGGGCAAGAGGTGATGGTGTTGTGATAGAACAGTCCTGGCTGGCTTTTCAGTTCCATCAGTAATGCTTGGCACAGCCCTTTTGAAGTGAGAACGGGTAGCCTCCATCCTCACTGGGGCTTGCCCTGGGGACAGGAGCTGGCTCTGGggacagcagctgcaggactGGAGAGAAGGATGTCCTGTCCCCATCCTCCCCCTTCCCTGGGGATGGATGGGCTTCAGGGCTCAGGTTCCCAGGGcgaaggcagggagggaaggtgACAGGTCTATTTATAGGCAGCCCATCGACCCGGCGATTTGCATAGCTCCTTCGGAAGTCGATCGATGCCTCCATTAAAAAACGAGACCAAATCAATACGCCCTCTCGACTCGTGCAAAGGTGAAAGGCATTAAAAGGATGGCCGTACCCTTCACGCCTCCCCTGCCAGCTGCAAAGTcactgctcctcctgcagccctgccccgGCAGGGAGACGTGGAGCGGTGTCCCTTGGGATGGGGACAGCTGGCAGCACGCTGTGCTTTTCCAGAGGGTGCCTGCCTCCTTGCTGCCTTGGTTTGCAGCACAGCTGCCTTGCTCTCCACTGTCTGGTGCGTGCCCTGCTCACAGCCCTGCCTCCCTTCGGTGACATCTTTGTGGCACCCGAGCCCCTGAGCCTTACAGAGTGAGGCGAGGCAGAGCTATTCCCTCTCCAGCAAGGCTCAGGGTGGCAACGGGATGTGACCAAGGTCACGCAGGGACACAGTGGTGGGGTAGAAGGGCTGAGGGTGGCTCTTTACCTGGTGCTCTGATTTTTAGGGCTCTCTCTGAGGCATTCACCAGAGAGCATGTGCCCGTAGTGCCCCGTGTCAGGGTACAATGCTGGGGTCTCCATtcctgtgtctgccccatcccagagCCCTTCTGATCaacctttctctttcttcccacTGCTCTCCCCAGCCAAGCTCATCGTGGAGACAGACACTTTTGGGAGCCGCGTGCGCATCAAGGGGGCAGCCACAGGTTTCTACATCTGCATGAACAAGAAGGGGAAGCTGATTGGCAAGGTAGGGTCCTGGGGTCGAGGGCAAGCTGGGGAAGTGCTATGGACACTGAGAAAGTGTTGCAGGGAGAGGGATACGGAACCCATCAATGGAGAGGCAAGATGGGGGTGTGGGAAGCTCAGCCATAACACCCATTTGGAGGGCAGAGCATGAGCTGTCCTGCAgcctgggcagcaggagggaagggcaggagtGAGGGAGGCGGGCGGGTACTGTGTGGGGAGCATTCCTTGGATCTCCCCTAACAAATAGGCAGATTGCTGGGCTATTCTCCCTGATTACATGGTACAAGTGCCAGGAATGTTAAGATGCTCCGTGGGGCTGGCCCCAAGGCCGGGCGGTTAGTCACGCTCCCTCTGAGCCTCCATGCACCCTCCTCAGGAGCAGAAGGGGCTGGATGTGTAGCATCCTGCTGGGACAGCGATTGTCTGGGAGGTTTTTCCATAGCAGCTCCTTTCCTGAGGCTGGTTGACTCGCGTTCCctccctggtcctgctggtgCCTGTAATGGGGAGGAGCTCAGCCCTCAACTGCCTTTGTGCAACCTGCCACCTGCATCTGTGGGCATTGTCCTCATAGACCACACATCACTTTTCCAGCCCCTTGATGCCCCTCCTGTATTGAAGACTGCAGAGGGGTTAGGATGGATGAGTGAATTGCCACTGCGATGTAGACTTTGCTTATGGTCATGCTTCAAGGGAATCAAGCCCCTGGCATGGATGGGGACACGATAGGAGTGGGCAAAGATCCCACTGTATAGGTGCAGTGGAAGTGAAGGCTGGGAGAAGCTGCATTTGGGCTTGCAGCCCAGTGCTGGCATCATGATGGGGATGCGAGCTGCAATGAGCAGCATCTGCTGATGCCAGTGCCTGCTTCCTGTagttttctgaggaaaagcagatTCTGGTCAATAGTGCCTTTTAGAAGTGGTGGGAAAACTGAGCCCTCGGCTGCCCACCAGGACTGCAAACCTTGCTACCACACTGGTCAATCCAGCTCGAGGGAGAGAGAAACCCCTCTGATCAAGCACCCATTGCTCAAACATCCCCCTCTGTCCCCTCCTCAGAGCAATGGCAAAGGCAAGGACTGCGTCTTCACGGAGATCGTCCTGGAGAACAACTACACGGCGCTGCAGAACGCCAAGTACGAGGGCTGGTACATGGCCTTCACCCGCAAGGGCCGCCCGCGCAAGGGCTCCAAGACCCGGCAGCACCAGCGGGAGGTGCATTTCATGAAGAGGCTTCCCAAAGGCCACCAGACCACAGAGCCCCACAGGCGCTTTGAGTTCCTCAACTACCCCTTCAACAGGAGAAGTAAAAGGACTAGAAACTCCAGCTCCAGGGCAGGCCCTTGATGTGCCTGCCTCTGCACCTCTCCCGGAGGACTCTCCTCGGAGCTTGGTGGACTTCTATGTAGAGACTTTCCCATATGggtattaaaaaaacacaaaacaaaaaaaaaggggagaggggggaggcTCACAGGTTATAGTTGTTGATaatggggggaggggtgtttggtttttacaaaaaaaaaaaacacaaaaaaaaggcaaaaaaaatgagaGTCTCTATTTTTGTACTCcagctttaaaaggaaatgaaacattcAAAGACTGGTGAAGGGGGAAGAGCCCTTCACTTAGGTATGTTCTAGTCTGTTTGGGGTCatgctttattttgtaattctttttgttttgtagctCTAGAGGGGACAAATAACACCATTTAAAGTGAACCAGAAAACCCGAAAATGCAAATCTGGGTGTGATGTGCTACTTAAGTGAACTGGACTAATGCTTACTGGATAAGCTGGAGCGGTTGAAGGGAGGGGATTTATGTCAGAAGAGGTTGGAGGATTCCCAGGTGGGTTTTGCAGCCTGGGTGATGTGTGGGCACTGCCTGTGGGGCTGCCTGCAATGCCCCAGCGTGTGGACCACTGGatgctttccttccttcagaTGCGCCTCCTTCTTCTGCTGAGCAAGGGGTTGCTGGAAGCCAATGGCATCCTTCCAAAAACGCTGC of the Melopsittacus undulatus isolate bMelUnd1 chromosome 4, bMelUnd1.mat.Z, whole genome shotgun sequence genome contains:
- the FGF8 gene encoding fibroblast growth factor 8 isoform X1, translating into MHLFVLCLQAQVTVQSPPNFTQHVREQSLVTDQLSRRLVRTYQLYSRTSGKHVQILDNKKINAMAEDGDVHAKLIVETDTFGSRVRIKGAATGFYICMNKKGKLIGKSNGKGKDCVFTEIVLENNYTALQNAKYEGWYMAFTRKGRPRKGSKTRQHQREVHFMKRLPKGHQTTEPHRRFEFLNYPFNRRSKRTRNSSSRAGP
- the FGF8 gene encoding fibroblast growth factor 8 isoform X2, giving the protein MAEDGDVHAKLIVETDTFGSRVRIKGAATGFYICMNKKGKLIGKSNGKGKDCVFTEIVLENNYTALQNAKYEGWYMAFTRKGRPRKGSKTRQHQREVHFMKRLPKGHQTTEPHRRFEFLNYPFNRRSKRTRNSSSRAGP